TGGAACCATTTTGGCTCTTTTGAAAAGCTTGTAACAGAACAAAAAGAATAAGCCTAAGAATGtgagtaatattttatttagccataaattatttcatgcaataaaatcaaactaagaaGTGAGTTTAAGTACGAAACTGGCacaaaaatttctgaaatttgaaataaaaacccCATTAAACCTGCCTTAGATATATTCACGTGATGAAACTTTATCATTAACTGTTAATGGTGATATCAAAATCAACATACCAGCTTCTAAGAAGTGGTGCTGAAAAAAAAGGCTGCCACATCctttatataatagtataagATCTTCAAAAGCTAAATGCTATCTCaagaacattcaaataaatcGCTAGTCAGTACAAATATCGCTAAAAGATCATCTAAAACACACTCTTAAAAAGCTATGTGATATACAAACTATTTTGATATACAAACTACTTTGCTAATCACAATGCTAAGGAATTAACTAAACTAATGTTTATATGCAAAGCTGGTTTTGATGGTGCTACAGGATATAGTGTTTACAAACAGGtaagttaaaatgaaaatagtgACGTATGAAGAGTGCCTTTTGATTATTTGTATAGTACTTTTAGAACTCagtagattttataataataaaaatgttgtcatATCATTCACCCAGAATCTGCGgccaatatattaaaaataaaagtaatacattattatatatagagATGATAAATAATCTACAGACTTACTCAAAACGTTGTGAACATGTGATAATTTATATGGATGATAGAGTACATATTCACTTActcgtattttttatttattcctatatatttatttatatatttcaaatcgattatataataatataggtAATAGAGTTTTAAATCTagtgataaattttcattttttctgaaGTATAATTTAgtgcacatttttatttttaaagtttgttgcatcaatttttgttttaagtttattcCACCAGAAGAGTTTGTTATTCAGTTCCACGATTTTAAGAAGTTATAtgatagaaaattaaaaaaatttaaatccgggtttaaagttttataaagtttgttaaataatttttagtattggcaactatttaactaaaatttataataaaagtaaatatatcttaataaaaagTGATTCTTTGGACATATAAAgggttttagtaaaaaaaaaaaagatcaaaataattttgtccacCATATGTCTAATATCCGGCCCACTGTGCATTGCTTGAGATTCTTTTAAAAGCGATCTTTTCCCACTAATCTAACTATGGATTAtgtttatgtaatttatatgtgattttttgaagttatttagaactgtcttttttaaatgtaatttgtttttattatataatatcttttataataaaaacaaattacataaatttttatataaatgtaatttgtttttattatataatatcttttagagaatcatcaattaaaatcacattaaaaactgattttctAAATGATAATTACGTAGAAAAGCTTAAAGTCTATGTAAATGAAGCAGAAGTTGCAGCATATATTAATGCAAGAAGCAAGGTATTTTCTATTGGTGTTTTTTGTAAGTtcataaatgtctttaaatgaaatgtttaataaaatagttttttcttgttgcacaaaattatcaaaactattttgtttctaattatcttaattttttaatcatatacCAAATTATCACCTatgcaacaattttaaaatgactgTTAACACAAAATGTATGTTTTCATATTATCTACTAATCATGAttaatttatgaatttatttcaGGTTGAATATATTCAGCTTTTAGAAGGAAAAGTTTTGGAAATACAGATAAAACTCAAAGACCACATGCAAAAAAAGTATGAAGAACAAATAGACCCTATAGAAATATGTATAGAAAAAATGCTTGAAACAGATGaattaatttgtattaacaAACCATGTGATACTAATGAAGTAGATAATGAAAGTGTACATAAAATCGAGGAAGATGCTTACAAAGTACACATTCAAAATATGATGAATGAAGAAGAATTTGAGGAAATAATGCTTGAACCACAAGAAACCTATAAAAGTATGGACATTCAGAAAATGCATGAAATACAGAGAGATTTTAAAGAATCATGTATTGAAAATAATGACaaagtaatttcaaaaatatgcaatCACCGGCAAGGTTTTACTTTGCTATTTTCAAagtaacttattatttttgcttGAAAAGTGTTAGCATAAATTTAAAAGCTGGTTCTAAAGATAAGCCAGTTTTTTACATACTCCACATCAAAATGACAGTCTTAAAACCAGGTTTGGTTTTGTACTACTTCTACTACCACGACTATTACTATTACTGCTACTGCTACTTGAAtgatacataaaataaataaaataagatatg
This Hydra vulgaris chromosome 04, alternate assembly HydraT2T_AEP DNA region includes the following protein-coding sequences:
- the LOC136079809 gene encoding uncharacterized protein LOC136079809 isoform X5, with the translated sequence MKQNESCETLEISESLNIDESINYLFIDEICEALLNNVSSSSELIRILELNGFDRVDLDDFLSLLIDLGRINLVETIIEAFHGSATEPTNKSINLQMSSSLLTLPSGELSNAASNNDDIEGWHNEVTENQRNHLSDKLESSIKITLKTDFLNDNYVEKLKVYVNEAEVAAYINARSKVEYIQLLEGKVLEIQIKLKDHMQKKYEEQIDPIEICIEKMLETDELICINKPCDTNEVDNESVHKIEEDAYKVHIQNMMNEEEFEEIMLEPQETYKSMDIQKMHEIQRDFKESCIENNDKVISKICNHRQGNQDD
- the LOC136079809 gene encoding uncharacterized protein LOC136079809 isoform X1 — translated: MKQNESCETLEISESLNIDESINYLFIDEICEALLNNVSSSSELIRILELNGFDRVDLDDFLSLLIDLGRINLVETIIEAFHGSATEPTNKSINLQMSSSLLTLPSGELSNAASNNDDIEGWHNEVTENQRNHLSDKLESSIKITLKTDFLNDNYVEKLKVYVNEAEVAAYINARSKVEYIQLLEGKVLEIQIKLKDHMQKKYEEQIDPIEICIEKMLETDELICINKPCDTNEVDNESVHKIEEDAYKVHIQNMMNEEEFEEIMLEPQETYKSMDIQKMHEIQRDFKESCIENNDKVISKICNHRQGFTLLFSK
- the LOC136079809 gene encoding uncharacterized protein LOC136079809 isoform X3 yields the protein MKQNESCETLEISESLNIDESINYLFIDEICEALLNNVSSSSELIRILELNGFDRVDLDDFLSLLIDLGRINLVETIIEAFHGSATEPTNKSINLQMSSSLLTLPSGELSNAASNNDDIEGWHNEVTENQRNHLSDKLESSIKITLKTDFLNDNYVEKLKVYVNEAEVAAYINARSKVEYIQLLEGKVLEIQIKLKDHMQKKYEEQIDPIEICIEKMLETDELICINKPCDTNEVDNESVHKIEEDAYKVHIQNMMNEEEFEEIMLEPQETYKSMDIQKMHEIQRDFKESCIENNDKVISKICNHRQGFTLLFSK
- the LOC136079809 gene encoding uncharacterized protein LOC136079809 isoform X7 → MKQNESCETLEISESLNIDESINYLFIDEICEALLNNVSSSSELIRILELNGFDRVDLDDFLSLLIDLGRINLVETIIEAFHGSATEPTNKSINLQMSSSLLTLPSGELSNAASNNDDIEGWHNEVTENQRNHLSDKLESSIKITLKTDFLNDNYVEKLKVYVNEAEVAAYINARSKVEYIQLLEGKVLEIQIKLKDHMQKKYEEQIDPIEICIEKMLETDELICINKPCDTNEVDNESVHKIEEDAYKVHIQNMMNEEEFEEIMLEPQETYKSMDIQKMHEIQRDFKESCIENNDKVISKICNHR